The Globicephala melas chromosome 13, mGloMel1.2, whole genome shotgun sequence genome includes a region encoding these proteins:
- the LOC115859245 gene encoding cofilin-1-like — translation MGNVVSSVAVSGVIKVFNDLKVSKSSSPEDVKKRKKAVLFCLSEDTKNLILEEGEEMLVGDVGQTADDPYAILVKVLPHKDCHYALCDAACETKESKEEAWAPESAPLKSKMIYASSKDAIEEKLMGIKHELEANCYEEVKDHCTLAENLGASVFISLEGKPQTCPRGSLRWWLLITHLLTC, via the exons ATGGG AAATGTGGTCTCCAGTGTGGCTGTCTCTGGTGTCATCAAAGTGTTCAATGACTTGAAGGTGAGTAAGTCGTCTTCACCAGAGGATGTGAAGAAGCGCAAGAAGGCGGTGCTCTTCTGCCTGAGCGAGGACACGAAGAACCTCATCCTGGAGGAGGGTGAGGAGATGCTGGTAGGTGATGTGGGCCAGACTGCAGACGACCCCTATGCCATCCTTGTCAAGGTGCTGCCACACAAGGACTGCCATTACGCCCTCTGTGATGCAGCCTGTGAGACCAAGGAGAGCAAGGAGGAGGCCTGGGCCCCTGAGTCTGCACCCCTGAAGAGCAAAATGATCTATGCCAGCTCCAAGGATGCCATCGAGGAGAAGCTGATGGGGATCAAGCATGAATTAGAAGCAAACTGCTACGAGGAGGTCAAGGACCACTGCACCCTGGCAGAGAACCTGGGGGCCAGCGTTTTCATCTCTCTGGAGGGCAAACCCCAGACCTGCCCACGGGG